In Labilithrix sp., a genomic segment contains:
- a CDS encoding HTTM domain-containing protein, which produces MLGLLARFRDEISDGYVLGPVRVAVGALLGWHALVAAEELAKIGYFGDVFHLPIIPDALVPSPRLYAVVLAARLCLAMMVAIGIWARPALGASALLGLWCLLADRNQFHHNRYSLFCYAFLLAFTPCDRSWRVTMGDVLVPRRGPFWAVRLAQVQVSIIYLASGGSKLLDPDWRDGLVLGDRIARHAHLAVKAGVPAKLVDVLARPDIASATAKLAIMTELVICVALWLGPTRVVALWWGLWFHVTIQATSKVEAFSVLALALYGVFVTPDHRARTLRFDPSRFWGRLAGTIVPALDWFARFAVEPWEPDEKGGHSVVVIRRDGRRATGVPAFAMMTRCLPLLFPLWAPVALLASFTKRGDLTTGG; this is translated from the coding sequence GTGCTCGGCCTCCTCGCGCGCTTCCGAGACGAGATCAGCGACGGGTACGTCCTCGGTCCCGTCCGCGTCGCGGTCGGCGCGCTGCTCGGGTGGCACGCGCTCGTCGCGGCGGAGGAGCTCGCGAAGATCGGGTACTTCGGCGACGTCTTCCACCTCCCGATCATCCCGGACGCGCTCGTCCCGTCGCCGCGCCTGTACGCGGTCGTGCTCGCGGCGCGTCTGTGTCTCGCGATGATGGTGGCGATCGGCATCTGGGCGCGGCCGGCGCTCGGCGCGAGCGCGCTCCTCGGCCTGTGGTGTCTCCTCGCGGATCGCAACCAGTTCCACCACAACCGTTATTCCCTGTTCTGTTACGCGTTCCTCCTCGCGTTCACGCCGTGCGATCGCTCGTGGCGCGTGACGATGGGCGACGTGCTCGTCCCGCGCCGCGGTCCGTTCTGGGCGGTGCGGCTCGCGCAGGTGCAGGTCTCGATCATCTACCTCGCGTCGGGAGGCTCGAAGCTCCTCGATCCCGACTGGCGCGACGGCCTCGTGCTCGGCGATCGGATCGCGCGCCACGCGCACCTCGCGGTGAAGGCGGGCGTGCCGGCGAAGCTCGTCGACGTCCTCGCGCGCCCCGACATCGCGAGCGCGACGGCGAAGCTCGCGATCATGACGGAGCTCGTGATCTGCGTCGCGCTGTGGCTCGGGCCGACGCGCGTCGTCGCGCTGTGGTGGGGCCTCTGGTTCCACGTGACGATCCAGGCGACGTCGAAGGTCGAGGCCTTCAGCGTCCTCGCGCTCGCGCTCTACGGCGTGTTCGTCACGCCGGACCACCGCGCGCGCACGCTCCGCTTCGATCCCTCACGCTTCTGGGGTCGCCTCGCCGGCACGATCGTCCCCGCGCTCGACTGGTTCGCGCGCTTCGCGGTCGAGCCGTGGGAGCCCGACGAGAAGGGAGGTCACTCCGTCGTCGTCATCCGGCGCGACGGCCGCCGCGCGACCGGCGTTCCAGCCTTCGCTATGATGACGCGCTGTCTACCGCTGCTCTTCCCGCTCTGGGCTCCCGTCGCGCTCCTCGCGAGCTTCACGAAGCGCGGCGATTTGACGACCGGGGGGTAG
- a CDS encoding DUF3160 domain-containing protein, translating to MKARQIALLALVVACGGTAAVKKDAPGTSVTTEVPQARRQGLAELQAKLDEVKDLDAAGFAARYALPYQTSLGYEPLKAGGLDRVKASSFALQPGEEDALAKNGFVVAGRKKFPSFIYGYQSIYSDDLPVYVSADSILYAVHQSYDAILKRIEARALLPALTRLVSNMQRALAAGAANAYPADVRADVDLYLAVARGLLDGQASGSNAKANELVKKALAAAGQDDVVLFGKTRTEDFSQFEPRGHYTESPELGRYFRATMWLGRVDFRILETQPDHTQVFNRRQLEGAYALRAVMDASAIEDWKLIDRTVGAFVGEPDNMTLPQLDALLADLKSASGAELSKLEDGAIAQAVSNGGYGAQRISSHIMINGLRSGTMPLSSTFLLLGQRYVVDSHVFSNVVYDRVNRPNVPQRMLPNPLDVAFAALGNDQAGQLLGDELGKYQYAPDLASMRVLVDAHPSDYWEANLYNEWLGMVRTLSPTKETVADPSAAGMPRVTGTEPWGRRILSTQLASWAELRHDTLLYVKQSYTAGNACEFPDAYVEPYPELFTRLASFAAKGDAVTASFDIPEVKAYFERLREAATVLEAMARNQRAGTPHTTEQLAFINQMTFSMGCGTLEAWDGWYAKLFFEHRKAAELDPTIVDVHTQPTDESGNVVGKVLHVGTTMPRAMVVAVESCSGPRAYVGLVSSYHETVTEQYKRLTDEEWKKNLFQSPPAEVGWFDDLVAR from the coding sequence ATGAAGGCACGCCAGATTGCGCTCTTGGCGCTCGTTGTTGCTTGCGGCGGGACGGCGGCGGTGAAGAAGGATGCGCCCGGCACTTCGGTGACGACCGAGGTGCCGCAGGCGCGGCGGCAGGGGCTCGCGGAGCTGCAGGCGAAGCTCGATGAGGTGAAGGACCTCGACGCGGCCGGGTTCGCCGCGAGGTACGCGCTGCCGTACCAGACCTCGCTCGGCTACGAGCCGCTGAAGGCCGGCGGCCTCGATCGCGTGAAGGCCTCGAGCTTCGCGCTCCAGCCGGGCGAGGAGGACGCGCTCGCGAAGAATGGGTTCGTCGTCGCCGGTCGCAAGAAATTCCCGAGCTTCATCTACGGCTACCAGAGCATCTACTCCGACGACCTGCCGGTCTACGTGTCCGCCGACTCGATCCTCTACGCGGTCCACCAGTCGTACGACGCGATCTTGAAGCGGATCGAAGCGCGCGCGCTCTTGCCCGCCCTCACGCGCCTCGTGTCGAACATGCAGCGAGCGCTCGCGGCGGGCGCGGCGAACGCGTACCCCGCCGACGTCCGCGCCGACGTGGACCTCTACCTCGCGGTCGCGCGCGGTCTCCTCGACGGGCAGGCGAGCGGATCGAACGCGAAGGCGAACGAGCTCGTGAAGAAGGCGCTCGCGGCGGCGGGGCAGGACGACGTCGTGCTCTTCGGGAAGACGCGCACCGAGGACTTCTCGCAGTTCGAGCCGCGCGGGCACTACACGGAGAGCCCCGAGCTCGGCCGCTACTTCCGCGCGACGATGTGGCTGGGTCGCGTCGACTTCCGCATCCTCGAGACGCAGCCAGATCACACGCAGGTCTTCAACCGCCGCCAGCTCGAAGGCGCGTACGCGCTCCGCGCGGTCATGGACGCGAGCGCGATCGAGGACTGGAAGCTCATCGATCGGACGGTGGGCGCGTTCGTCGGCGAGCCCGACAACATGACGCTCCCGCAGCTCGACGCGCTCCTCGCCGACTTGAAGAGCGCGAGCGGCGCCGAGCTCTCGAAGCTCGAAGACGGCGCGATCGCGCAGGCGGTGTCGAACGGCGGCTACGGCGCGCAGCGGATCTCGAGCCACATCATGATCAACGGCCTCCGGAGCGGGACGATGCCGCTCTCGAGCACGTTCCTGCTCTTGGGTCAGCGCTACGTCGTCGACAGCCATGTGTTCTCGAACGTCGTCTACGACCGCGTGAACCGGCCCAACGTGCCGCAGCGGATGCTGCCGAACCCGCTCGACGTCGCGTTCGCCGCGCTCGGGAACGACCAGGCCGGGCAGCTCCTCGGCGACGAGCTCGGGAAATACCAGTACGCGCCGGACCTCGCGTCGATGCGCGTCCTCGTCGACGCGCATCCGTCGGACTACTGGGAGGCGAACCTCTACAACGAGTGGCTCGGCATGGTCCGCACCCTCTCGCCGACGAAGGAGACCGTCGCGGATCCGAGCGCCGCGGGCATGCCGCGCGTCACCGGCACCGAGCCGTGGGGCCGGCGCATCCTCTCGACGCAGCTCGCGTCGTGGGCGGAGCTCCGTCACGACACGCTCCTCTACGTGAAGCAGTCGTACACGGCGGGGAACGCGTGCGAGTTCCCGGACGCGTACGTGGAGCCATACCCCGAGCTCTTCACCCGCCTCGCGTCGTTCGCGGCGAAGGGTGACGCCGTCACCGCCTCGTTCGACATCCCCGAGGTGAAGGCGTACTTCGAGCGCCTCCGCGAGGCCGCGACCGTGCTCGAGGCGATGGCGAGGAACCAGCGCGCGGGCACGCCGCACACGACCGAGCAGCTCGCCTTCATCAACCAAATGACGTTCTCGATGGGCTGCGGCACGCTCGAGGCATGGGACGGCTGGTACGCGAAGCTCTTCTTCGAGCACCGGAAGGCTGCCGAGCTCGATCCCACGATCGTGGACGTGCACACGCAGCCGACGGACGAATCCGGCAACGTCGTCGGCAAGGTGCTCCACGTCGGCACCACGATGCCGCGCGCGATGGTCGTCGCGGTCGAGAGCTGCTCGGGCCCGCGCGCCTACGTCGGCCTCGTGTCGAGCTACCACGAGACGGTGACGGAGCAGTACAAGCGCCTCACCGACGAGGAGTGGAAGAAGAACCTGTTCCAGAGTCCCCCCGCGGAGGTGGGCTGGTTCGACGATCTCGTCGCGCGCTGA
- a CDS encoding NUDIX domain-containing protein, whose product MGSIVLVVVPNEGRYLVVEELDGTWYLPAGKVEPGENLIAAAVRETAEEAGIAIGLRGLLAIEHDPRRFRFVFVGYPALNVPPKSRPDRHTRGAAWKTRAELAKMPLRHPEVLAWIERYEAATALLPCAAYHPYALDAPSMWSATLG is encoded by the coding sequence ATGGGAAGCATCGTGCTCGTAGTGGTGCCGAACGAAGGGCGTTATCTCGTCGTCGAGGAGCTCGACGGCACGTGGTACCTGCCGGCCGGGAAGGTGGAGCCCGGCGAGAACCTCATCGCGGCGGCGGTGCGCGAGACGGCAGAGGAGGCTGGAATCGCGATCGGGCTCCGCGGCCTCCTCGCGATCGAGCACGACCCGCGGCGGTTCCGCTTCGTGTTCGTCGGCTACCCCGCGCTGAACGTCCCGCCGAAGAGCCGGCCCGATCGCCACACGCGGGGCGCCGCGTGGAAGACGAGGGCGGAGCTCGCGAAGATGCCGCTCCGCCACCCCGAGGTGCTCGCGTGGATCGAGCGCTACGAGGCCGCGACCGCGCTCCTGCCGTGCGCGGCGTACCATCCGTACGCCCTCGACGCGCCGAGCATGTGGTCCGCGACGCTGGGCTGA
- the nadE gene encoding NAD(+) synthase, which produces MRLVRIAVVNVNTTVGAVRSNVDRAIASAKEAAADGATLIALPEQLIAGYSPEDLVQWRAFVDAQWRELERFAKETSALPSLIAIGLTVARGSHLYNCAALVHRGKILGVVPKEKLPTYNVFYEARVYARGLPGLQDEVHGVPFGDLIFDCDFGVVALEVCEDCWSPDGPMRRRSYAGAEVIVNLSASPFRLGVISTRREMLATRAGDNQCTVVYANIVGANDGLVFDGGGFVAQNGRIVLERERYREGFSAVNVDLDRTRRLRNENTTWRADQETFAATEPNIRRVRVTEPTTPRDALVYPFPVDKSFFLPGAPPRTTPREDFCEDLLDALALGVGDYFEKTGAFKTIGVALSGGRDSVLVLYIARRWIKQRWGHLGAEAEKAKAKEVLRAFFMPSRYSSKETHAAAEATAKDFDTPFAVVSIDDAFERELEAVTKMLQPGEKLGAMARQNAQARVRAQRMWTWTNSAAGLFLQTSNMSEKAVGYTTIGGDMEGALSVIANVPKTVVNYLLDYLLEKHGYTGVELTLKKPASAELADDQEDEKDLMPFPVLDACFALYAGEKMAPDEVKQVLLAMFPEHEPAKVETWATRFARLFTISIYKWVQTPLCLHVGNLDLDRERALQLPVVQRTEWA; this is translated from the coding sequence ATGAGACTCGTCCGCATCGCGGTCGTGAACGTCAACACCACCGTCGGCGCCGTTCGCTCGAACGTCGACCGCGCGATCGCGTCGGCGAAGGAGGCCGCCGCCGACGGCGCGACGCTGATCGCGCTCCCGGAGCAGCTCATCGCCGGCTACTCGCCGGAGGACCTCGTCCAGTGGCGCGCGTTCGTCGACGCGCAGTGGCGCGAGCTCGAGCGCTTCGCGAAGGAGACGAGCGCGCTCCCCTCGCTCATCGCGATCGGCCTCACCGTCGCGCGCGGCTCGCACCTCTACAACTGTGCCGCGCTCGTGCATCGCGGCAAGATCCTCGGCGTCGTGCCGAAGGAGAAGCTGCCGACGTACAACGTCTTCTACGAGGCGCGCGTCTACGCGCGAGGGCTGCCGGGCCTGCAGGACGAGGTCCACGGCGTCCCCTTCGGCGACCTGATCTTCGATTGCGACTTCGGCGTCGTCGCGCTCGAGGTCTGCGAGGACTGCTGGTCGCCGGACGGCCCGATGCGCCGTCGCTCCTACGCCGGCGCGGAGGTGATCGTGAACCTCTCCGCCTCGCCCTTCCGCCTCGGCGTCATCTCCACGCGGCGCGAGATGCTCGCGACGCGCGCGGGCGACAACCAGTGCACCGTCGTCTACGCGAACATCGTCGGCGCGAACGACGGGCTCGTCTTCGACGGCGGCGGCTTCGTCGCGCAGAACGGGCGCATCGTCCTCGAGCGCGAGCGCTACCGCGAGGGCTTCAGCGCGGTGAACGTCGACCTCGATCGCACCCGCCGCCTGCGCAACGAGAACACGACCTGGCGCGCGGATCAGGAGACGTTCGCCGCGACGGAGCCGAACATCCGCCGCGTCCGCGTGACGGAGCCGACGACGCCGCGCGACGCGCTCGTCTACCCGTTCCCGGTCGACAAGAGCTTCTTCCTCCCCGGCGCCCCGCCGCGCACGACCCCGCGCGAGGACTTCTGCGAGGACCTCCTCGACGCGCTCGCGCTCGGCGTCGGCGACTACTTCGAGAAGACGGGGGCGTTCAAGACGATCGGCGTCGCGCTCTCGGGCGGGCGCGACTCCGTCCTCGTGCTCTACATCGCGCGCCGCTGGATCAAGCAGCGCTGGGGCCACCTCGGCGCGGAGGCGGAGAAGGCGAAGGCGAAGGAGGTCCTCCGCGCGTTCTTCATGCCGTCGCGCTACTCGTCGAAGGAGACCCACGCCGCCGCGGAGGCCACGGCGAAGGACTTCGACACGCCGTTCGCGGTCGTCTCGATCGACGACGCGTTCGAGCGCGAGCTCGAGGCGGTGACGAAGATGCTGCAGCCGGGCGAGAAGCTCGGCGCGATGGCGCGCCAGAACGCGCAGGCGCGCGTCCGTGCGCAGCGGATGTGGACGTGGACCAACTCCGCGGCGGGCCTCTTCCTCCAGACGAGCAACATGAGCGAGAAGGCGGTCGGCTACACGACGATCGGCGGCGACATGGAGGGCGCGCTCAGCGTCATCGCGAACGTGCCGAAGACGGTCGTGAACTACCTCCTCGACTACCTGCTCGAGAAGCACGGCTACACCGGGGTCGAGCTGACGCTGAAGAAGCCGGCGTCGGCGGAGCTGGCGGACGATCAAGAGGACGAGAAGGACCTGATGCCGTTCCCGGTCCTCGACGCGTGCTTCGCGCTCTACGCCGGCGAGAAGATGGCGCCCGACGAGGTCAAGCAGGTCCTCCTCGCGATGTTCCCGGAGCACGAGCCGGCGAAGGTGGAGACCTGGGCCACGCGCTTCGCGCGCCTGTTCACGATCTCGATCTACAAGTGGGTGCAGACGCCGCTCTGCCTCCACGTCGGCAACCTGGACCTCGATCGCGAGCGCGCGCTCCAGCTCCCGGTCGTCCAGCGAACGGAGTGGGCATAG
- a CDS encoding YncE family protein, whose product MKLRALFSVLTLAGAAHAQPPLLEVQAVAETGSMPKGVALSPDGKRAYVTNFGHADSRNIDVFDAETLTYQASIDLPGTVVESVLSPDGKTIYASNFLRNSVQFVDLETRRVTREITVGLHPKVLVPSADGAYLFAANWSGQSVSQIEIATGKVVRTLSTTGLNPRGTAVTRDGTLYAANFNSASIDVFTGPELKERHTLAACAIPRHLSLSPDDKTLFISCYHDSMLHAVDTSTEKVVHTLHVGSSPKSVEVAKGGRWVWSADYGPETNSVSVVDTRDWTARVYRVPGMDRGSGITLFPDGKRALVTGWWDSHVYLVGFEGTGGDPQSALAKIDTWIRRPHHPWDANWSDTK is encoded by the coding sequence GTGAAGCTGCGGGCGCTCTTTTCGGTCCTGACGCTCGCCGGCGCCGCGCACGCGCAGCCGCCGCTGCTCGAGGTGCAGGCGGTCGCGGAGACGGGCTCGATGCCGAAGGGCGTCGCCCTCTCGCCCGACGGCAAGCGCGCCTACGTCACGAACTTCGGCCACGCCGACAGCCGGAACATCGACGTGTTCGACGCGGAGACGCTCACCTATCAGGCGTCGATCGATCTGCCCGGCACCGTCGTCGAGAGCGTCCTCTCGCCCGACGGCAAGACGATCTACGCGTCGAACTTCCTCCGCAACAGCGTCCAGTTCGTCGACCTCGAGACGAGGCGCGTGACGCGCGAGATCACGGTCGGCCTCCACCCGAAGGTCCTCGTCCCCTCCGCCGACGGCGCGTACCTCTTCGCCGCGAACTGGTCGGGCCAGTCGGTCTCGCAGATCGAGATCGCGACCGGCAAGGTCGTGCGCACGCTCTCGACGACGGGCCTGAACCCGCGCGGCACGGCGGTGACGCGCGACGGCACGCTCTACGCCGCGAACTTCAACAGCGCGTCGATCGACGTGTTCACCGGCCCGGAGCTCAAGGAGCGCCACACGCTCGCGGCGTGCGCGATCCCGCGCCACCTGTCGCTCTCCCCCGACGACAAGACGCTGTTCATCAGCTGCTACCACGACTCGATGCTGCACGCGGTCGACACCTCGACGGAGAAGGTGGTGCACACCCTCCACGTCGGCAGCTCGCCGAAGTCGGTCGAGGTCGCGAAGGGCGGACGCTGGGTGTGGTCGGCGGACTATGGCCCGGAGACGAACTCGGTCTCCGTCGTCGACACGCGAGACTGGACCGCGCGCGTGTACCGCGTCCCGGGGATGGACCGCGGCAGCGGCATCACCCTCTTCCCCGACGGCAAGCGCGCGCTCGTCACGGGCTGGTGGGACTCGCACGTCTACCTCGTCGGCTTCGAGGGAACCGGCGGCGATCCCCAAAGCGCCCTCGCCAAGATCGACACCTGGATCCGTCGCCCCCACCACCCCTGGGACGCCAACTGGTCCGACACGAAATAG